From Cucurbita pepo subsp. pepo cultivar mu-cu-16 unplaced genomic scaffold, ASM280686v2 Cp4.1_scaffold000331, whole genome shotgun sequence, a single genomic window includes:
- the LOC111785011 gene encoding uncharacterized protein LOC111785011, which yields MSESYAPPPPPRKPRFVPTALYKQRSWSPDASREEAWQRQKGRSKKGRSRSVTAEDLDELKACLELGFEFDSSELDTRLTNTLPALELYHAVNKSYSDSISKSTATTAVSSPDRDSVNSPSPLGSPLAILGSSGKNPQAVKTKLRQWAQVVACSVRNSST from the exons ATGTCCGAATCCTACGCGCCTCCGCCACCGCCCCGCAAGCCAAGGTTCGTCCCGACGGCTCTGTACAAGCAGCGATCCTGGTCGCCGGACGCATCAAGAGAGGAGGCGTGGCAGAGGCAGAAGGGGAGAAGCAAGAAAGGAAGAAGCCGGAGCGTGACGGCGGAGGATCTGGACGAGTTAAAGGCCTGTCTCGAGTTGGGTTTCGAGTTCGACTCGTCCGAGTTAGACACCCGACTCACCAATACCTTACCGGCTTTGGAACTGTATCACGCCGTTAACAAAAGCTACTCCGATTCCAtctccaagtccaccgctacgACGGCGGTTTCATCTCCCGACCGCGATTCCGTCAATTCTCCTTCCCCTCTCGGCAGCCCCCTTGCCATCCTCGGCTCCTCCG GAAAAAATCCACAGGCGGTGAAGACAAAGCTCCGACAGTGGGCTCAAGTGGTGGCCTGTTCGGTCAGAAACTCCTCAACCTAA
- the LOC111785013 gene encoding CLK4-associating serine/arginine rich protein-like, with translation MWHEARRSERKVHDMMDAARKRAQRRAVFLAKRRGDPQQSIQVVGTRCRVYRDDGLYQATQDQQGLIPWNGKQDVMIDRFDGRALLDFIREPGSRHIRTQEKSEEEEELEEFVNFQRYRDLIKHRRRGFNDEDGLQHVNQEMEAKVSAPFVSDRSQQPQPPAASTKGSYSQVGFSYEADGKEESNSDADDNASDDEDDEDEDEEVFNSDDSNDEGMEVMAKEFGVKRYGWLVYMDKKAKEEEKRQKEIIKGDPAIRKLSRKERRKASQMEREREREAARVTGTRVLHHDPYRESRRSPTYDAYPRSRRSRSRSHSPSHSRRHSRGHSDDVHRNKPRTPKIEFITEFGGPGESKEPRLEGLSPPQSPPSQPDMLNRPSSGRILEALHIDPASGMTLDNEKSSRAVKPSVSTSSALAKLTKASSSGGPLKLGEKKETPQERLKRIMSQQLNKQIKKDTAAEMAKKREQERQRLEKLAETSRLNSHRRRSRSRSYSRSPRRRYRRSRSRSRSRGSRRYYSRSRSRSRSRSRSHSRSHSRSHSRSPSYSRSPRVRSRTRY, from the exons ATGTGGCACGAGGCAAGGAGATCCGAGAGGAAGGTCCACGACATGATGGACGCTGCTCGGAAGCGAGCTCAAAGACGCGCTGTGTTTCTTGCCAAACGTCGTGGCGATCCTCAACAATCCATCCAGGTCGTTGGTACTCGGTGCCGCGTCTACCGTGATGATGGTCTCTATCAAGCAACTCAGGACCAGCAAGGCCT GATTCCTTGGAATGGAAAGCAGGATGTTATGATTGACAG ATTTGATGGACGTGCTTTGCTTGATTTCATACGAGAACCTGGATCTCGACATATTCGAACACAAGAAAAAtctgaggaagaagaggagttAGAAGAGTTTGTTAATTTTCAGCGTTATCGAGATTTAATTAAGCATCGGCGTCGAGGAT TTAATGATGAGGATGGTTTACAACATGTGAATCAAGAAATGGAGGCCAAGGTGTCTGCTCCATTCGTATCGGACAG ATCTCAGCAACCACAGCCTCCAGCTGCTTCCACCAAGGGGTCATACTCACAAGTGGGATTTTCGTATGAGGCGGATGGGAAGGAGGAATCAAATTCAGATGCAGATGATAATGCTagtgatgatgaagatgatgaggaCGAGGACGAGGAGGTTTTTAACAGTGATGACAGTAATGATGAAGGAATGGAGGTAATGGCAAAAGAGTTTGGTGTAAAAAGATATGGTTGGCTTGTTTACATGGATAAAAAGGCtaaggaggaagaaaagaggcAAAAGGAAATAATCAAAGGCGATCCTGCAATA AGGAAGCTAAGTCGcaaggaaagaaggaaagcATCTCAAATGGAACgggaaagggaaagagaagCTGCACGAGTTACTGGTACCAGAGTCCTTCATCATGATCCTTACCG AGAATCTAGACGAAGTCCAACTTATGATGCTTATCCACGTTCTAGAAG ATCAAGGTCCAGATCACATTCCCCATCACACTCAAGGCGTCATTCTCGAGGGCATTCTGATGATGTTCATCGGAACAAACCAAGGACTcccaaaattgaatttatcaCCGAATTTGGAGGCCCTGGAGAAAGCAAGGAACCAAGGCTAGAAGGACTATCTCCACCACAATCTCCTCCATCTCAGCCTGATATGTTAAACCG GCCATCATCTGGTCGTATACTCGAGGCATTGCATATTGACCCAGCGTCTGGCATGACACTTGATAATGAAAAGAGCAGCAGAGCGGTAAAACCATCAGTAAG TACGTCGTCAGCACTTGCAAAGTTAACTAAGGCAAGTTCTTCCGGGGGACCTTTAAAGCtgggagaaaagaaagaaactccCCAAGAACGACTTAAGAGGATCATGAGTCAACAACTTAATAAACAAA TTAAGAAAGATACAGCTGCGGAAATGGCTAAAAAGAGAGAGCAGGAGCGCCAGAGACTGGAAAAACTGGCAGAAACCAGCCGATTAAATAGCCATCGGCGTCGGAGCCGCAGCAGAAGCTACAGTCGTTCACCACGAAG AAGATACCGTCGGAGTAGAAGTAGGAGTAGAAGTAGAGGTTCTCGGAGATATTATTCTCGGTCTCGGTCTCGATCTCGATCTCGTTCTCGTTCTCACTCTCGAAGCCATTCTCGCTCACATTCCCGTTCACCTTCTTATTCCCGGTCACCAAG GGTAAGGAGCCGTACGAGGTATTAA